The proteins below come from a single Micromonospora citrea genomic window:
- a CDS encoding DUF5522 domain-containing protein: MTGERRPLADRPLTEPHPSRLSPEHPDRARIIAAHAAALAAGEAGYLDPATGLFVLSAGFLARRGTCCGRGCRHCPYVDD, encoded by the coding sequence GTGACCGGAGAGCGACGACCGCTGGCTGACCGGCCGCTGACCGAGCCGCACCCGTCCCGGCTGTCGCCGGAGCACCCGGACCGGGCGCGGATCATTGCCGCGCACGCAGCCGCTTTGGCGGCCGGCGAGGCCGGCTACCTCGACCCGGCCACCGGCCTCTTCGTGCTCAGCGCGGGATTCCTGGCCCGGCGCGGCACCTGCTGCGGTCGCGGCTGCCGGCATTGCCCGTACGTCGACGACTGA
- a CDS encoding TraR/DksA family transcriptional regulator, whose amino-acid sequence MTTHTQPDQKWLDELRATLTTDFEAQTVRLTQLTADTGDPGEAHTQSAMIAATRQSLDQISGALRRIAEGRYGICEKCSAPIPRERLEVLPHARFCVPCQQKQH is encoded by the coding sequence ATGACCACGCACACCCAGCCGGACCAGAAGTGGCTCGATGAGCTGCGGGCGACACTGACGACCGACTTCGAGGCGCAGACCGTCCGGCTCACGCAACTGACGGCCGACACGGGCGACCCGGGCGAGGCGCACACCCAGAGCGCGATGATCGCCGCGACCCGGCAGAGCCTGGACCAGATCAGCGGTGCGCTGCGGCGCATCGCCGAGGGTCGCTACGGCATCTGCGAGAAGTGCTCCGCGCCGATCCCGCGGGAGCGCCTGGAGGTGCTGCCGCACGCCCGCTTCTGCGTGCCCTGCCAGCAGAAGCAGCACTGA
- a CDS encoding SRPBCC domain-containing protein has translation MFDGPAPLVFAAFTRPELLVRWYGARGWRLVECEVDLRVGGRWRFVSAGPGGERMGQSGVYQQVEPARRLICTELFDDQSYPGETLVAHEFTELVGRTTVTTTLRYATAEGRDTVLRYPMARGVGESFARLADLLHQTSTTRGEAP, from the coding sequence ATGTTCGACGGCCCCGCGCCCCTGGTCTTCGCCGCCTTCACCCGGCCGGAGCTGCTCGTCCGTTGGTACGGCGCGCGCGGCTGGCGGCTGGTCGAATGCGAGGTGGACCTGCGGGTCGGCGGGCGGTGGCGTTTCGTCTCGGCGGGGCCGGGCGGCGAACGGATGGGCCAGAGCGGGGTCTACCAGCAGGTCGAGCCGGCCCGGCGGCTGATCTGCACCGAGCTCTTCGACGACCAGTCCTACCCGGGCGAGACCCTGGTCGCCCACGAGTTCACCGAGCTCGTCGGGCGGACCACGGTCACCACCACGCTGCGCTACGCCACCGCCGAGGGCCGGGACACCGTGCTGCGCTACCCGATGGCCCGCGGCGTCGGGGAGAGCTTCGCGCGCCTGGCCGACCTGCTGCACCAGACATCGACGACACGAGGAGAGGCACCATGA
- a CDS encoding VOC family protein, with the protein MNWTLEVVIVPVSDVDRAKAFYADQLGFNVDHDTVVGDEGRIVQLTPPGSGCSIVIGRGVVPEMPPGSLKGLQLVVPDLHKARAELVERGVRVSEIQVVGKNPRPVPDPLDNVGFVFFSDPDGNAWAVQQISERA; encoded by the coding sequence ATGAACTGGACCCTGGAAGTGGTGATCGTCCCGGTCTCCGACGTGGACCGGGCCAAGGCGTTCTACGCCGACCAGCTCGGCTTCAACGTGGACCACGACACCGTGGTCGGCGACGAAGGACGGATCGTGCAGCTCACCCCGCCCGGCTCGGGCTGCTCGATCGTGATCGGCAGGGGCGTGGTGCCGGAGATGCCGCCGGGCTCCCTCAAGGGCCTCCAACTGGTCGTGCCGGACCTGCACAAGGCCCGCGCCGAGCTGGTCGAGCGCGGCGTGCGGGTCAGCGAGATCCAGGTGGTGGGCAAGAACCCTCGCCCCGTGCCGGATCCGTTGGACAACGTCGGCTTCGTCTTCTTCAGCGACCCGGACGGCAACGCCTGGGCCGTGCAGCAGATCTCCGAACGGGCCTGA
- a CDS encoding acetoin utilization protein AcuC — MSDDTVVVWDESLLAYDMGDHPLDPVRVELTVALARELGVLERPGVRLVKPAPADDALLTRVHDQRYLDAVRIAPRDPLFAGFGLGTSDNPVFEGMHESSALVAGATVAAAEAVWRGEARQAVNVAGGLHHAMPARAAGFCVYNDPAVAIARLLDLGAERIAYVDVDVHHGDGVQQVFWNDPRVLTVSVHETPLALFPGTGFPDETGGPQAQGSAVNLPLPPGVDDAGWQRAFHAVVPSVLRAFRPQVLVTQCGADGHRLDPLADLNLSVDGQRATYLALRALADELCEGRWVATGGGGYALVEVVPRAWTHLLAVATGEPIAPATLTPPAWRELAAARRPGRDIPLRMTDDVDPSYEPWQPTGEPTAVDRAIAAARKTAFPLFGLDPHDPRD, encoded by the coding sequence ATGTCCGACGACACGGTGGTGGTGTGGGACGAGTCGCTGCTCGCCTACGACATGGGGGATCACCCCCTCGATCCGGTGCGGGTGGAGCTGACCGTCGCGCTGGCCCGCGAGCTGGGTGTCCTGGAGCGTCCCGGGGTGCGGCTGGTCAAGCCCGCGCCGGCCGACGACGCGCTGCTGACCCGGGTGCACGACCAGCGTTACCTCGACGCGGTGCGCATCGCCCCGCGCGACCCGCTCTTCGCCGGCTTCGGGCTGGGCACCTCCGACAACCCGGTCTTCGAGGGGATGCACGAGTCGAGCGCGCTGGTCGCCGGGGCCACCGTGGCCGCCGCCGAGGCGGTGTGGCGGGGCGAGGCCCGGCAGGCGGTCAACGTGGCGGGCGGGCTGCACCACGCGATGCCGGCCCGCGCCGCCGGGTTCTGCGTCTACAACGACCCGGCGGTGGCGATCGCCCGCCTGCTCGACCTGGGCGCGGAGCGGATCGCGTACGTGGACGTGGACGTGCACCACGGCGACGGGGTGCAGCAGGTCTTCTGGAACGACCCGCGGGTGCTGACGGTCAGCGTCCACGAGACGCCGCTGGCGCTCTTCCCCGGCACCGGGTTCCCCGACGAGACCGGCGGCCCGCAGGCGCAGGGCAGCGCCGTCAACCTGCCGCTGCCCCCCGGGGTGGACGACGCGGGCTGGCAGCGCGCCTTCCACGCGGTCGTGCCGTCGGTGCTGCGCGCGTTCCGGCCGCAGGTGCTGGTGACCCAGTGCGGGGCGGACGGGCACCGGCTCGACCCGCTCGCCGACCTGAATCTCTCGGTCGACGGGCAGCGCGCCACCTACCTGGCCCTGCGGGCGCTCGCCGACGAACTGTGCGAGGGGCGCTGGGTGGCCACCGGCGGCGGCGGGTACGCCCTGGTCGAGGTGGTGCCCCGGGCCTGGACGCACCTGCTCGCGGTGGCGACCGGCGAGCCGATCGCGCCGGCCACGCTGACCCCGCCGGCCTGGCGGGAGTTGGCCGCCGCGCGCCGGCCGGGCCGCGACATCCCGCTGCGGATGACCGACGACGTCGACCCGTCGTACGAGCCGTGGCAGCCGACCGGCGAGCCGACCGCGGTGGACCGGGCGATCGCGGCGGCCCGCAAGACGGCGTTCCCGCTGTTCGGGCTCGATCCGCACGACCCGCGCGACTGA
- a CDS encoding MFS transporter, giving the protein MTQQVARPVEAGPPARSSLLRSRNFGLLLAGQTVSELGTRISGVAVPLLAAGTLDAGVFQVSLLTALAWLPYLLFSLPAGILADRVDQRRLMVACDLGRAALLLSVPVVALVDRLTLGFLYAVVGLSGMLTVLFTVAHRSVLPRLVPSARLVDANAKLTVTHDSAELVGPTVGGVLVGLVGAARTFVVTGLAFAVSGVTLLLIRDAPTAPESRDRVPLRVEMTEGLGFIRRQPILRSILACTTVSNFFVMASASIEVVFLLQELHAPPALVGSVFSVSAVGGLVVGALADRLTAWLGSARLVWVAMAAPGPLYLLMPLAQPGWGVLLYGVGLAAFSANAVLYNVATLTYRQRITPPALLGRVNAAFLWICFGVIPLGALAGGTLASQLGLRPALWICVLGTWSAALFVVCSPLRRMRDMPAT; this is encoded by the coding sequence GTGACACAGCAGGTGGCCCGGCCCGTCGAGGCCGGCCCACCGGCGCGGTCGTCGCTGCTGCGCAGCCGGAACTTCGGGCTGCTCCTGGCCGGGCAGACGGTCAGCGAGCTGGGCACCCGGATCTCCGGGGTGGCGGTGCCCCTGCTCGCCGCCGGCACCCTCGACGCCGGCGTCTTCCAGGTCTCGCTGCTGACCGCGCTCGCCTGGCTGCCGTACCTGCTCTTCTCGCTGCCCGCCGGGATCCTCGCCGACCGGGTCGACCAGCGGCGCCTGATGGTCGCCTGCGACCTGGGCCGGGCCGCGTTGCTGCTGTCGGTGCCGGTGGTCGCGCTGGTCGACCGGCTCACCCTCGGTTTCCTGTACGCGGTGGTCGGGCTCTCCGGCATGCTCACCGTGCTGTTCACCGTGGCCCACAGGAGCGTGCTGCCCCGGCTGGTGCCGTCGGCCCGGCTCGTGGACGCCAACGCGAAGCTCACCGTCACCCACGACTCCGCCGAACTCGTCGGCCCGACGGTCGGCGGGGTGCTGGTCGGGCTGGTCGGCGCCGCGAGGACCTTCGTCGTCACCGGCCTGGCCTTCGCCGTCAGCGGGGTGACCCTGCTGCTGATCCGCGACGCGCCGACGGCACCGGAGTCCCGGGACCGGGTGCCGCTGCGGGTGGAGATGACGGAGGGGCTGGGCTTCATCCGGCGCCAGCCGATCCTGCGCAGCATCCTCGCCTGCACCACCGTCTCCAACTTCTTCGTGATGGCGTCCGCCTCCATCGAGGTGGTCTTCCTGCTCCAGGAGCTGCACGCCCCGCCGGCGCTGGTCGGGTCGGTCTTCTCGGTCAGCGCCGTCGGCGGGCTCGTGGTCGGCGCGCTCGCCGACCGGTTGACCGCGTGGCTCGGCTCGGCCCGGCTGGTCTGGGTGGCGATGGCAGCCCCCGGCCCGCTCTATCTGCTCATGCCCCTGGCGCAGCCGGGCTGGGGCGTGCTGCTCTACGGCGTCGGGCTGGCCGCGTTCTCCGCCAACGCGGTGCTCTACAACGTCGCCACCCTGACGTACCGGCAGCGGATCACCCCGCCGGCCCTGCTGGGCCGGGTGAACGCGGCGTTCCTGTGGATCTGCTTCGGCGTGATCCCGCTCGGCGCGCTCGCCGGCGGCACGCTCGCCAGCCAGCTCGGGCTGCGGCCGGCGCTGTGGATCTGCGTCCTGGGCACGTGGAGCGCCGCGCTCTTCGTCGTCTGCTCCCCGCTGCGGCGGATGCGGGACATGCCGGCGACCTGA
- a CDS encoding NAD(P)-dependent oxidoreductase: MNNNHDTSVTVIGLGLMGQALAGAFLKAGHSTTVWNRTTAKADRLVAEGARLAPSVGDALTASPLTVICLTDYQAVHELLGATDVALDGTTLVNLTSGSSAQAREAARWAEQRGARYLDGAIMAVPPAIGTAEAVILHSGPQADFAAHESTLGALGTVTHLGADHGLASLYDVAGLAMMWSILNAWLQGTAMLATAGVDAATYAQFARQIAVGVAEWLPGYAEQIDKGSFPAEVSALETDARAMAHLVEESEAVGVNAELPKLIRAMADRAIAAGHGGEQYPVLIEEFRTPRNG, from the coding sequence ATGAACAACAACCACGACACATCCGTGACGGTCATTGGGCTCGGACTGATGGGCCAGGCGCTCGCCGGCGCGTTCCTGAAGGCCGGGCACTCCACGACGGTCTGGAACCGTACGACCGCCAAGGCCGACCGGCTCGTGGCCGAGGGCGCCCGGCTGGCGCCGTCGGTGGGCGACGCGCTCACGGCGAGCCCTCTGACCGTCATCTGCCTCACCGACTACCAGGCCGTCCACGAACTGCTCGGCGCGACCGACGTCGCGCTGGACGGCACCACGCTGGTCAACCTGACCTCGGGCTCCTCTGCCCAGGCCCGGGAGGCCGCCCGGTGGGCCGAGCAGCGCGGCGCCCGCTACCTCGACGGCGCCATCATGGCCGTCCCGCCGGCGATCGGGACCGCCGAGGCGGTGATCCTGCACAGCGGGCCGCAGGCGGACTTCGCGGCGCACGAGTCGACCCTCGGCGCGCTCGGCACCGTCACCCACCTCGGCGCGGACCACGGGCTGGCCTCCCTGTACGACGTCGCCGGCCTGGCCATGATGTGGAGCATCCTGAACGCCTGGCTCCAGGGCACCGCCATGCTCGCCACGGCCGGTGTCGACGCCGCGACGTACGCGCAGTTCGCGCGCCAGATCGCTGTCGGCGTGGCGGAGTGGCTGCCCGGGTACGCCGAGCAGATCGACAAGGGATCCTTCCCGGCCGAGGTGTCGGCCCTGGAGACCGACGCGCGGGCGATGGCGCACCTGGTCGAGGAGAGCGAGGCGGTGGGCGTCAACGCCGAACTGCCGAAGCTGATCAGGGCGATGGCCGACCGGGCGATCGCCGCCGGACACGGTGGAGAGCAGTATCCCGTGCTGATCGAGGAGTTCCGCACGCCCCGCAACGGGTGA
- a CDS encoding asparaginase domain-containing protein, giving the protein MSIALFTLGGTIAMGGADPSRAGVVTRLTGTDLTAAAPGLDELGLPLDVRDTHAVPSAHLTYRQLLDVVGVASRAVTRRDSTPPGSRCTP; this is encoded by the coding sequence GTGTCGATCGCCCTGTTCACCCTCGGCGGCACGATCGCGATGGGCGGAGCGGATCCCAGCCGGGCCGGGGTGGTCACCCGGCTGACCGGCACGGACCTGACCGCCGCCGCGCCCGGGCTGGACGAGTTGGGCCTGCCACTGGACGTCCGCGACACCCACGCGGTGCCGAGCGCGCACCTGACGTACCGCCAACTGCTCGACGTGGTCGGCGTCGCCTCGCGGGCGGTGACCCGGCGCGACTCGACGCCACCCGGGTCGCGCTGCACACCGTGA
- a CDS encoding sulfurtransferase translates to MSATEDLLVEADRLAVELDRADPPTLLDVRWRLAGPPGRDDYAAGHLPGAVFVDLDTALCGPPGDAGRHPLPDPAALQAALRAAGVRAGRPVVVYDGGDGMAAARAWWTLRWAGHRPVRLLHGGFPAWQAAGLPVSTAVPTPQPGDVEVRPGALPVLDAGEAARLAAAGEGVLLDVRAAPRYRGETEPIDPVAGHVPGAVNLPAGEYVAEGRFPAVDALRKRFADAGVAEGVPVGAYCGSGVTAAQAVLALHLAGRPDAALYVGSWSNWVADPSRPVATGATPPT, encoded by the coding sequence ATGTCCGCAACCGAGGATCTGCTGGTCGAGGCCGACCGGCTCGCGGTCGAGCTCGACCGCGCCGACCCGCCCACGCTGCTCGACGTCCGCTGGCGCCTCGCCGGCCCGCCCGGCCGGGACGACTACGCCGCCGGTCACCTGCCCGGCGCGGTCTTCGTCGACCTCGACACCGCGCTCTGCGGTCCGCCGGGCGACGCCGGCCGGCACCCGCTGCCCGACCCCGCCGCGCTCCAGGCCGCGCTGCGGGCCGCCGGCGTCCGCGCCGGTCGTCCGGTGGTGGTGTACGACGGCGGCGACGGCATGGCCGCCGCCCGCGCCTGGTGGACCCTGCGCTGGGCGGGCCACCGGCCGGTACGGCTGCTGCACGGCGGCTTCCCGGCGTGGCAGGCCGCCGGGCTGCCCGTCAGCACGGCGGTGCCGACCCCGCAGCCGGGCGACGTCGAGGTGCGCCCCGGCGCGCTGCCGGTGCTCGACGCGGGGGAGGCGGCCCGGCTGGCCGCCGCCGGCGAGGGCGTCCTGCTGGACGTGCGAGCCGCGCCGCGCTACCGGGGCGAGACGGAGCCGATCGACCCGGTCGCCGGGCACGTGCCGGGCGCGGTGAACCTGCCCGCCGGCGAGTACGTCGCCGAGGGCCGGTTCCCGGCCGTCGACGCGCTGCGGAAGCGGTTCGCCGACGCCGGGGTGGCCGAGGGCGTGCCGGTGGGGGCGTACTGCGGCTCGGGGGTGACCGCCGCGCAGGCCGTGCTCGCCCTGCACCTGGCCGGTCGGCCGGACGCGGCGCTCTACGTCGGATCGTGGAGCAACTGGGTCGCCGACCCGTCCCGCCCGGTGGCCACCGGAGCGACACCGCCCACGTGA
- a CDS encoding metal-dependent transcriptional regulator: MKSHDLVDTTEMYLKTILELEEEGVPPLRARIAERLGQSGPTVSQTVARMERDGLLTVEGDRHLALTPHGRSTAVSVMRKHRLAELLLVNVIGMPYEEAHEEACRWEHVMSDAVEKRVYDLLNRPTRSPYGNPIPGLEELGMPEPETAEAAEGERNLAFPGLSGPVVVRRICESVQTDADVLRQLHAAGVDPGATVTVAQERDGVSIDRSGDRIRLPREVASRVFVAAH, encoded by the coding sequence GTGAAGTCCCACGACCTGGTGGACACGACCGAGATGTACCTCAAGACCATCCTCGAGCTGGAGGAGGAGGGGGTGCCGCCCCTGCGCGCCCGGATCGCCGAGCGGCTCGGGCAGAGCGGGCCCACCGTCAGCCAGACCGTCGCCCGGATGGAGCGCGACGGGCTGCTCACCGTCGAGGGCGACCGGCACCTGGCGCTCACCCCGCACGGCCGCAGCACCGCCGTGTCCGTGATGCGCAAGCACCGGCTCGCCGAGCTGCTGCTGGTCAACGTCATCGGGATGCCCTACGAGGAGGCCCACGAGGAGGCCTGCCGGTGGGAGCACGTGATGAGCGACGCCGTCGAGAAGCGGGTCTACGACCTGCTCAACCGGCCGACCCGCTCCCCCTACGGCAACCCGATCCCGGGGCTGGAGGAGCTGGGCATGCCGGAACCCGAGACCGCCGAAGCGGCCGAGGGTGAGCGCAACCTGGCCTTCCCCGGCCTCTCCGGGCCCGTGGTGGTCCGGCGGATCTGCGAGAGCGTGCAGACCGACGCCGACGTGCTCCGGCAGCTGCACGCCGCCGGCGTCGACCCGGGCGCGACGGTGACGGTGGCGCAGGAGCGCGACGGGGTGTCGATCGACCGCTCCGGCGACCGCATCCGACTCCCCCGCGAGGTCGCCTCCCGCGTCTTCGTAGCCGCCCACTGA
- the sigB gene encoding RNA polymerase sigma factor SigB, with translation MALQMMEHRMRPAGTTEADHATDTLTDLDATDERGVSTDLVRAYLNGIGRTKLLTAAQEVDLAKRIEAGLFAEEKLATCTPVSAELRADLELIVAQGRAAKDHLLEANLRLVVSIAKRYTGRGMAFLDLIQEGNLGLIRAVEKFDYAKGYKFSTYATWWIRQAITRAMADQARTIRIPVHMVEQVNRMVRARRELSVSLGREPTVAEVARAMEIPEFQVIELISYDREPVSLDQAVGEDGESALGDFVAAVDPSAEPGDAAAQGELRNEVSIVLATLSQREQAVIRLRFGLDDGRQRTLDEVGREFGLSRERIRQIEKVTLLKLRAPERAQRLEAYAC, from the coding sequence ATGGCCCTGCAGATGATGGAGCACCGGATGCGCCCGGCCGGCACCACCGAGGCCGACCACGCCACCGACACCCTGACCGACCTGGACGCCACCGACGAGCGCGGCGTCTCCACGGACCTGGTCCGGGCATACCTGAACGGGATCGGGCGGACGAAGCTGCTGACCGCCGCGCAGGAGGTCGACCTGGCCAAGCGGATCGAGGCCGGGCTGTTCGCCGAGGAGAAGCTGGCGACGTGCACCCCGGTCTCCGCCGAGCTGCGGGCCGACCTGGAACTGATCGTCGCGCAGGGCCGCGCGGCGAAGGACCACCTGCTGGAGGCGAACCTGCGCCTGGTGGTCAGCATCGCCAAGCGCTACACGGGCCGCGGGATGGCCTTCCTCGACCTGATCCAGGAGGGCAACCTCGGCCTGATCCGCGCGGTCGAGAAGTTCGACTACGCGAAGGGCTACAAGTTCTCCACCTACGCCACCTGGTGGATCCGGCAGGCGATCACCCGGGCGATGGCCGACCAGGCCCGCACCATCCGCATCCCGGTGCACATGGTCGAGCAGGTCAACCGCATGGTCCGGGCCCGCCGCGAGCTCTCCGTCTCGCTGGGCCGCGAGCCCACCGTCGCCGAGGTGGCCCGGGCGATGGAGATCCCGGAGTTCCAGGTGATCGAGCTGATCTCGTACGACCGGGAGCCGGTGAGCCTGGACCAGGCGGTCGGCGAGGACGGCGAGAGCGCGCTGGGCGACTTCGTCGCCGCGGTGGACCCGAGCGCCGAGCCGGGCGACGCCGCCGCGCAGGGCGAGCTGCGCAACGAGGTGAGCATCGTGCTGGCCACCCTCTCCCAGCGGGAGCAGGCGGTGATCCGGCTCCGGTTCGGGCTCGACGACGGCCGGCAGCGCACCCTCGACGAGGTGGGGCGGGAGTTCGGCCTGTCCCGCGAGCGGATCCGGCAGATCGAGAAGGTGACGCTGCTGAAGCTGCGCGCCCCGGAGCGGGCGCAGCGCCTTGAGGCGTACGCCTGCTGA
- a CDS encoding bifunctional GNAT family N-acetyltransferase/acetate--CoA ligase family protein translates to MTTVEQPVDVLLSDGTTVQLRPIRPSDAPEIVAMHSRFSERTRYLRYFSPYPRIPERDLQRFVNVDHRDREAFVVLAGDRIVAVGRYERLGPAAPDAEVAFVVEDAYQGRGIGSVLLEHLADAAARSGIVTFVAEVLPANGAMLRVFSDFGYQVQRQFADGVVHLTFPIAPTDATLEVQRGREHRTEARSVARLLAPRGVAVYGASATGQGVGAAVLGHLRDFGFSGPLVPVHPSASTVAGLPAYRSAADAQVPVDLAVVAVPPESAREVVADAAAAGAHGLVVISAGFAEAGGEGAAAQRALVRAAHAAGMRVVGPNCLGVANTDPAVRLNATLAPRLPVPGRVGIFSQSGAFGVALLAEADRRGLGLSSFVSAGNRADVSGNDLLQYWQDDPGTDVIMLYLETFGNPRKFARLARRIGRDKPVVALASPARPPGVGDSAGPDEVAVGALFAQSGVIRVDTVAELLDVGVLLANQPLPAGPRVGVVGNSSALTGLAATACAAQGLTVAHGYPRDVGPRAGAAEFAAALADTAADEGVDALVVVFAPPLPGQLTDTEADFTAALPAALAAGKPTVATFLVGRAPAGVPAYPSVEEAVRALARVAAYADWLRRPAGVPPELPRVDREAAHAALRPEALDPMGLLAAYGIDVVDSVPARSAGEAVEAAARLGFPVALKAAAPGLRHRLDLGAVRLDLPDAATVHRAYAEMAAVFGADVLVQPMVPPGVACVVELVEDPAFGPVVGFGLGGVATELLGDRAWRAVPLTDLDAAELVDEPRAAPLLRGHRGAVPVDRAALADLLLRVGQLADEQPRVRALTLNPVLARPDGISVLHATVRVGSAVTRPDTGPRRL, encoded by the coding sequence ATGACCACGGTGGAACAACCGGTGGACGTGCTGCTCAGCGACGGTACGACAGTCCAGTTGCGACCGATCCGCCCGTCGGACGCGCCGGAGATCGTGGCGATGCACTCGCGCTTCTCCGAGCGCACCCGCTACCTGCGCTACTTCTCGCCGTACCCGCGCATCCCCGAGCGTGACCTGCAACGCTTCGTCAACGTCGACCACCGCGACCGGGAGGCGTTCGTGGTGCTGGCCGGCGACCGGATCGTCGCCGTGGGCCGCTACGAGCGGCTCGGCCCGGCGGCGCCGGACGCCGAGGTGGCGTTCGTGGTCGAGGACGCCTACCAGGGCCGGGGCATCGGCTCGGTGCTGCTGGAGCACCTGGCCGACGCGGCGGCCCGCAGCGGCATCGTGACCTTCGTGGCCGAGGTGCTCCCGGCCAACGGCGCGATGCTGCGCGTCTTCTCCGACTTCGGCTACCAGGTCCAGCGGCAGTTCGCCGACGGCGTGGTGCACCTGACCTTCCCGATCGCGCCCACCGACGCGACGCTGGAGGTGCAGCGCGGCCGGGAGCACCGCACCGAGGCGCGCTCCGTGGCCCGGCTGCTCGCCCCGCGCGGCGTCGCCGTCTACGGGGCCAGCGCCACCGGGCAGGGCGTCGGCGCGGCGGTGCTGGGGCACCTGCGTGACTTCGGGTTTTCCGGTCCGCTGGTCCCGGTGCACCCGAGCGCCAGCACCGTCGCCGGGCTGCCCGCGTACCGGTCGGCGGCCGACGCGCAGGTGCCGGTCGACCTGGCCGTGGTGGCGGTGCCGCCGGAGTCGGCGCGGGAGGTGGTCGCCGACGCGGCGGCGGCGGGCGCGCACGGCCTGGTGGTCATCTCCGCGGGCTTCGCCGAGGCCGGCGGCGAGGGCGCGGCCGCGCAGCGCGCGCTGGTGCGGGCGGCGCACGCGGCGGGCATGCGCGTGGTGGGCCCGAACTGCCTCGGGGTGGCGAACACCGACCCCGCGGTACGCCTCAACGCCACCCTCGCCCCGCGGCTGCCGGTGCCCGGCCGGGTGGGCATCTTCAGCCAGTCCGGCGCGTTCGGGGTGGCGCTGCTGGCGGAGGCGGACCGGCGTGGGCTGGGCCTGTCCAGCTTCGTCTCGGCCGGCAACCGGGCCGACGTCTCGGGCAACGACCTGCTCCAGTACTGGCAGGACGACCCGGGCACCGACGTGATCATGTTGTACCTGGAGACCTTCGGCAACCCGCGCAAGTTCGCCCGGCTGGCCCGCCGGATCGGCCGGGACAAGCCGGTCGTGGCGCTCGCCTCGCCGGCCCGCCCGCCCGGCGTTGGCGACTCCGCCGGGCCGGACGAGGTGGCCGTCGGCGCGCTGTTCGCCCAGTCCGGCGTGATCCGGGTGGACACGGTCGCCGAGCTGCTCGACGTCGGGGTGCTGCTGGCCAACCAGCCCCTGCCGGCCGGGCCGCGCGTCGGCGTGGTCGGCAACTCCTCGGCGCTGACCGGGCTCGCGGCCACCGCCTGCGCCGCGCAGGGGCTCACCGTGGCGCACGGCTACCCGCGCGACGTCGGGCCCCGCGCCGGCGCGGCCGAGTTCGCCGCCGCGCTCGCCGACACCGCCGCCGACGAGGGCGTGGACGCGCTGGTGGTGGTCTTCGCCCCGCCGCTGCCCGGGCAGCTCACCGACACCGAGGCGGACTTCACCGCCGCCCTGCCGGCCGCCCTCGCCGCCGGCAAGCCGACCGTGGCGACGTTCCTGGTCGGCCGGGCGCCGGCCGGGGTGCCCGCGTACCCGAGCGTGGAGGAGGCCGTCCGCGCCCTCGCCCGGGTCGCCGCGTACGCCGACTGGCTCCGCCGCCCGGCGGGCGTGCCGCCGGAGCTGCCCCGGGTCGACCGGGAGGCCGCGCACGCGGCCCTGCGACCCGAGGCCCTCGACCCGATGGGGCTGCTGGCGGCGTACGGCATCGACGTGGTCGACTCGGTGCCGGCGCGCTCGGCCGGCGAGGCCGTGGAGGCGGCGGCCCGGCTCGGGTTCCCGGTGGCCCTCAAGGCCGCCGCTCCCGGTCTGCGGCACCGGCTCGACCTCGGCGCGGTCCGGCTCGACCTGCCCGACGCGGCCACGGTGCACCGCGCGTACGCGGAGATGGCGGCGGTGTTCGGCGCGGACGTGCTGGTCCAGCCGATGGTGCCGCCGGGCGTGGCCTGCGTCGTCGAGCTGGTCGAGGACCCGGCGTTCGGCCCGGTGGTCGGCTTCGGGCTCGGCGGTGTCGCCACCGAGCTGCTGGGTGACCGGGCCTGGCGGGCGGTGCCGCTGACCGACCTGGACGCCGCCGAGCTGGTCGACGAGCCGCGGGCGGCGCCGCTGCTGCGCGGGCACCGGGGCGCGGTGCCGGTGGACCGGGCGGCGCTGGCCGACCTGCTGCTGCGGGTCGGCCAGCTCGCCGACGAGCAGCCCCGGGTCCGCGCGCTGACGCTCAACCCGGTGCTGGCCCGCCCGGACGGCATCTCCGTGCTGCACGCCACCGTCCGCGTCGGCTCCGCCGTCACCCGTCCCGACACCGGCCCCCGTCGGCTGTGA